From Paraburkholderia fungorum, the proteins below share one genomic window:
- a CDS encoding ABC transporter substrate-binding protein: MTTRAGWISRLTVSTVFSFAALGASAQQTIKIGEINSYKAQPAFLGPYKNGWNLALEQVNAAGGVLGKQLEVVSRDDNGNPGDTIRAAQELIAGEQVQLLFGGFLSNTGLALSDFAKQKKIFFLAAEPLTDKIVWADGNKYTYRLRPSTYMQVAMLVPEAAKLHKKRWALVYPNYEYGQSAVATFKKLLTAAQPDVQFVVEQATPLGKVDAGAVTQAIADAKPDAIFNVLFGADLGKFVREGNTRGLFKNTSVVSLLTGEPDYLDPLGAEAPTGWIVTGYPWYSIDTAANKKFVDAYQAKYHDYPRLGSVVGYSALMSIADGIKKAGSTDPDKLAAAFKGLNVDTPFGPIMYRAQDNQSTMGAYVGVTAVKDGKGVMTSYRYIDGASVQPSDAEVKKLRPAD; the protein is encoded by the coding sequence ATGACCACGCGCGCAGGATGGATCTCTCGCCTCACGGTGTCGACGGTGTTCTCGTTTGCCGCCTTGGGCGCGAGCGCACAGCAGACCATCAAGATCGGCGAGATCAACAGCTACAAGGCGCAGCCCGCCTTTCTCGGGCCTTACAAGAACGGCTGGAATCTGGCGCTCGAGCAGGTGAATGCAGCGGGCGGCGTGCTCGGCAAACAACTCGAAGTCGTGTCGCGCGATGACAACGGCAACCCCGGCGACACGATTCGCGCCGCACAGGAGTTGATCGCGGGCGAGCAGGTGCAGTTGCTGTTCGGCGGCTTCCTGTCGAACACGGGCCTTGCGTTGAGCGACTTCGCGAAGCAGAAGAAGATTTTCTTCCTCGCCGCCGAGCCGTTGACCGACAAGATCGTCTGGGCCGATGGCAACAAATACACGTACCGTCTGCGTCCTTCGACGTATATGCAGGTGGCGATGCTGGTGCCCGAAGCGGCGAAGCTGCACAAGAAGCGCTGGGCGCTGGTGTATCCGAACTACGAGTACGGGCAGTCGGCGGTCGCGACGTTCAAGAAGCTGCTGACGGCGGCGCAGCCCGACGTGCAGTTCGTCGTCGAACAGGCAACACCGCTCGGCAAGGTGGATGCGGGCGCGGTCACTCAGGCGATTGCCGATGCGAAGCCGGACGCGATTTTCAACGTGCTGTTCGGCGCGGATCTCGGCAAGTTCGTGCGTGAAGGCAATACGCGCGGTCTCTTCAAGAACACCAGCGTGGTGTCGTTGCTGACCGGCGAGCCGGACTATCTCGACCCGCTAGGCGCTGAAGCGCCGACCGGCTGGATCGTCACCGGCTACCCGTGGTATTCGATCGATACGGCCGCGAACAAAAAGTTCGTCGACGCGTATCAGGCGAAGTATCACGACTATCCGCGACTGGGTTCGGTGGTCGGCTATTCGGCGCTGATGTCGATTGCGGACGGCATCAAAAAAGCGGGTTCGACCGATCCGGACAAACTCGCCGCTGCGTTCAAGGGCTTGAATGTCGATACGCCGTTCGGGCCGATCATGTACCGCGCGCAGGACAACCAGTCGACGATGGGTGCGTATGTCGGCGTGACGGCGGTGAAGGACGGCAAGGGCGTGATGACGTCGTACCGCTATATCGATGGCGCGAGCGTGCAGCCATCGGATGCCGAAGTGAAGAAGCTGCGGCCGGCGGACTGA
- a CDS encoding molybdopterin cofactor-binding domain-containing protein, whose amino-acid sequence MTGPDFSVDRRTPPPSRKQLYDAQSVLIVTRPPQGPVKAAIGQPGSRSSFVPTEADLFLVVRDDGSVVAFNGHVDLGTGIGTALAQIVAEELDVPLTRVSIVLGHTGEAPNQGPTIASATIQISAVPLRQAAAQARQYLLAEAAARLGADADQLDVQDGKVFLRDAKSEGVAAKSIPYGELVSGRRVELKLSADAPLKSPDQYKVVGRSTPRVDIPAKATGELIFVHDVRVPGMLHGRVVRPPYAGIAQGDFMGNSLLHVDENSVSELPGIVKVVVIRDFVGIVAEREEVAQQAVKRLDVQWKTVEGLPSLETSEEVEAALRANPATRRDLLIDGDVDATLAQDPVRTLERTYVWPFQMHASIGPSCAVADYREGALKVWSGTQNPHSLRADLALLMAMDEAHIEIVRMDAAGCYGRNCADDVAADAALLSRATGAPVRVQLSREDEHTWEPKGAAQLMDVRGALSAEGELAAYDFATRYPSNDAPTLALLLTGTIPAQPQVFEMGDRTAVPPYDYRSMRIVCDDTPPIVRAAWLRGVSALPNTFAHESFIDELAAEAGVDPVEFRLRHLTDPRAVDLVKAVAERAGWEPRDPSATREQEGDIARGRGIAYARYVHSKFPGFGAAWSAWIADVEVNRKSGELAVTRVVVGQDTGTMVNPDGVRHQIHGNVIQATSRALKERVTFGENAVTSQEWGAYPILTFREVPVIDVVMMPRHGEPPMGAGESASLPGAAAIANALFDATGVRFRRPPFTPETIRAALADAQAEDAAARRKKRWRLGFLGAFAAGAAGWLGALSLTPHAIAPITPPLASAFAPDLVARGKVLASLGNCAVCHTAQNGVPNAGGKPLATPFGTVYSTNITPDGQTGIGNWSLEAFVRAMRQGISRDGHRLYPAFPYTSFRNTSDDDLKALYAYLMSQTPVRSRPPETKLAFPFSVRPLMAAWNGLFLGRTTFSADAAQSAQWNRGAYLVNGLGHCSACHSPRNAFGAEKTGAAFMGGGVADGWEAPALSTLSNAPVPWSEDELFSYLRHGHAPLHGVAAGPMAPVVGDLAALPDSDIRAMATYLASLSPLEANADPQAVARQYEQASAISGAPSTPGARLFDGACAACHHTGSGPQLFGAHPSLALNTNLHSATPDNLIRVILDGIGSPARPELGTMPAYRDSFNDAQVAELVSYLRQQFAGGKPAWQDVTASVARIRATSPAE is encoded by the coding sequence ATGACCGGCCCGGACTTCAGCGTCGATCGACGCACGCCGCCGCCGTCGCGCAAACAGCTGTATGACGCGCAGAGCGTGCTGATCGTGACGCGGCCGCCGCAAGGTCCGGTGAAGGCCGCGATCGGACAGCCGGGTTCGCGTTCGTCGTTCGTGCCGACCGAGGCGGATCTGTTTCTCGTCGTGCGTGATGACGGCAGTGTGGTTGCATTCAACGGTCACGTCGATCTCGGGACGGGTATCGGCACGGCGCTCGCGCAGATCGTCGCGGAAGAACTGGATGTACCGCTCACGCGCGTATCGATCGTGCTCGGCCACACGGGTGAAGCGCCGAATCAGGGGCCGACGATTGCCAGCGCGACGATTCAGATTTCGGCGGTGCCCTTGCGGCAGGCGGCGGCGCAAGCGCGTCAATATTTGCTCGCCGAAGCGGCGGCGCGTCTGGGCGCTGATGCAGACCAACTGGATGTGCAGGATGGCAAAGTATTTCTGCGTGATGCAAAAAGCGAAGGCGTCGCCGCGAAAAGCATTCCCTATGGGGAGCTGGTCAGCGGACGGCGCGTCGAACTGAAACTCTCCGCCGATGCACCGTTGAAGTCGCCCGACCAGTACAAAGTCGTGGGCAGGAGCACGCCGCGCGTCGACATCCCCGCGAAGGCAACGGGCGAACTGATTTTCGTGCACGATGTACGCGTGCCCGGCATGTTGCATGGCCGCGTGGTGAGGCCGCCTTATGCGGGCATTGCGCAGGGCGACTTCATGGGCAATAGCCTGCTGCACGTCGACGAAAACTCCGTCAGCGAGTTGCCCGGCATCGTCAAGGTCGTGGTGATTCGCGATTTCGTCGGCATCGTCGCCGAGCGAGAAGAAGTCGCGCAGCAAGCGGTAAAACGACTGGACGTGCAGTGGAAAACGGTTGAGGGTTTGCCATCGCTTGAAACGAGCGAGGAGGTGGAAGCCGCGTTGCGCGCGAATCCTGCTACACGTCGTGATCTTTTGATCGACGGCGATGTGGATGCCACGCTCGCGCAAGACCCTGTGCGCACTCTGGAGCGTACGTATGTATGGCCGTTCCAGATGCACGCGTCGATTGGGCCGTCGTGCGCGGTCGCCGATTATCGTGAAGGCGCGTTGAAGGTCTGGTCGGGCACGCAGAATCCGCATTCGCTACGCGCCGATCTCGCATTGCTGATGGCAATGGACGAGGCGCACATCGAGATCGTGCGAATGGATGCCGCAGGATGCTACGGCCGCAATTGCGCGGACGACGTCGCCGCCGACGCCGCGTTGCTCTCGCGTGCAACCGGCGCGCCGGTGCGCGTGCAACTGTCGCGCGAAGACGAACACACGTGGGAGCCGAAAGGCGCCGCGCAATTGATGGATGTGCGCGGCGCGTTGAGCGCCGAAGGCGAACTGGCCGCGTACGATTTCGCGACGCGTTATCCGTCGAACGATGCGCCTACGCTGGCGCTGCTATTGACCGGCACGATCCCCGCGCAGCCGCAGGTGTTCGAAATGGGCGACCGCACGGCCGTGCCGCCGTACGACTATCGCAGCATGCGGATCGTTTGCGACGATACGCCGCCGATCGTGCGTGCTGCCTGGTTGCGCGGCGTGTCCGCGTTGCCGAACACGTTCGCGCACGAGTCGTTCATCGACGAACTCGCGGCCGAGGCGGGCGTCGATCCCGTCGAATTCCGGCTGAGGCATCTGACCGATCCGCGCGCGGTCGATCTGGTCAAGGCGGTCGCTGAAAGAGCGGGTTGGGAGCCGCGCGATCCATCGGCAACGCGGGAGCAGGAAGGCGATATTGCACGGGGCAGGGGCATCGCGTACGCCCGCTACGTGCATAGCAAATTTCCCGGCTTCGGCGCGGCGTGGTCCGCGTGGATCGCCGACGTCGAAGTCAACCGCAAAAGCGGCGAACTCGCGGTGACGCGCGTGGTGGTCGGCCAGGACACCGGCACGATGGTGAATCCAGACGGCGTGCGTCATCAGATACACGGCAACGTGATTCAGGCGACCAGCCGTGCGTTGAAAGAGCGCGTGACGTTCGGTGAAAACGCGGTGACGAGCCAGGAGTGGGGCGCGTATCCGATCCTGACGTTCCGCGAAGTGCCGGTGATCGACGTGGTGATGATGCCGCGTCACGGCGAGCCGCCGATGGGCGCGGGCGAATCCGCGTCGCTGCCAGGCGCGGCGGCAATCGCCAACGCGCTTTTCGACGCGACAGGTGTGCGTTTTCGTCGACCTCCGTTCACGCCGGAAACGATCCGCGCGGCGCTTGCCGACGCGCAGGCCGAAGACGCCGCAGCCCGCAGGAAAAAGCGCTGGCGACTGGGTTTTCTCGGCGCATTCGCAGCGGGCGCGGCGGGCTGGCTCGGTGCGTTGTCGCTCACGCCGCACGCGATCGCACCGATCACGCCGCCGCTTGCCAGCGCGTTCGCCCCCGATCTGGTGGCACGCGGCAAGGTGCTTGCGTCGCTCGGGAATTGCGCGGTTTGCCATACCGCGCAGAACGGCGTGCCGAACGCGGGCGGCAAACCGCTCGCGACGCCGTTCGGCACCGTCTATAGCACCAACATCACGCCGGACGGCCAGACCGGAATCGGCAACTGGTCGTTGGAAGCCTTCGTGCGCGCGATGCGGCAGGGCATCAGTCGTGACGGTCACCGGCTTTATCCGGCGTTCCCGTACACGTCGTTCAGGAACACTTCCGACGACGACCTCAAGGCGCTGTACGCGTATCTGATGTCGCAAACGCCGGTGCGCTCACGGCCGCCCGAAACGAAGCTCGCGTTCCCGTTCAGCGTGCGTCCGCTGATGGCGGCATGGAACGGCCTGTTCCTCGGACGCACCACGTTCAGCGCGGACGCGGCCCAAAGCGCGCAATGGAATCGCGGCGCGTATCTCGTGAACGGCCTCGGCCATTGCAGCGCGTGTCACTCGCCGCGCAACGCGTTCGGCGCCGAGAAAACCGGTGCGGCTTTCATGGGCGGCGGTGTTGCGGACGGCTGGGAAGCGCCCGCTTTATCCACGCTTTCGAACGCGCCCGTTCCGTGGAGCGAGGACGAACTGTTCAGCTATCTGCGTCACGGTCACGCGCCGTTGCACGGCGTTGCAGCGGGGCCGATGGCGCCCGTCGTCGGCGATCTGGCGGCGCTGCCCGACAGCGATATTCGCGCGATGGCGACGTATCTCGCGTCGCTCAGTCCGCTCGAGGCGAACGCCGATCCGCAGGCGGTCGCGCGTCAATACGAGCAGGCCAGCGCGATTAGCGGCGCGCCGTCCACGCCCGGCGCGCGTCTCTTTGACGGTGCTTGCGCCGCGTGTCATCACACGGGCAGCGGGCCGCAACTGTTCGGCGCGCATCCGTCGCTCGCGCTTAACACGAATCTGCACAGCGCGACACCCGATAACCTGATCCGCGTGATTCTCGACGGCATCGGCTCGCCTGCGCGCCCCGAACTCGGTACGATGCCGGCTTATCGCGACAGTTTCAACGACGCCCAGGTGGCCGAACTCGTGTCGTACCTGCGTCAGCAATTCGCCGGTGGCAAACCCGCGTGGCAGGACGTCACGGCAAGCGTCGCCAGAATTCGCGCGACGTCGCCAGCGGAATGA
- a CDS encoding (2Fe-2S)-binding protein, whose translation MTRPAPLVLNVNGATHLVHADADTPLLYLLRNDLALNGPKFGCGLGECGACTVLLDGVPTRACVTTAKVALGRDITTLEGLGTRAALHPVQQAFIEEQAAQCGYCLNGMIMTAKALLDRDPQPSVATIQRELSRNLCRCGTHVEIVRAVQRAAQLLAAQVAPTTAPLVHEGART comes from the coding sequence ATGACACGCCCCGCGCCACTGGTGCTGAACGTGAACGGCGCGACGCATCTCGTCCACGCCGATGCCGACACGCCCTTGCTCTACCTGTTGCGCAACGACCTCGCGTTGAACGGGCCGAAATTCGGCTGCGGTTTGGGCGAGTGCGGCGCGTGCACGGTGTTGCTCGACGGCGTGCCGACGCGCGCCTGTGTGACGACCGCAAAGGTCGCACTGGGCCGCGACATCACGACGCTCGAAGGACTCGGCACGCGCGCCGCGTTGCACCCCGTACAACAGGCGTTTATCGAAGAACAGGCCGCGCAATGCGGCTACTGTCTGAACGGCATGATCATGACGGCCAAAGCATTGCTCGATCGCGATCCACAGCCGAGCGTCGCGACGATCCAGCGTGAGTTGTCGCGCAATCTGTGCCGCTGCGGCACGCATGTCGAAATCGTGCGAGCGGTGCAACGCGCTGCGCAATTGCTGGCCGCGCAAGTTGCGCCAACCACTGCGCCGCTCGTGCATGAAGGAGCGCGCACATGA
- a CDS encoding amidohydrolase family protein, which produces MAAETLTGLSGKVAITNIGLLLSGDIDRPILDATTLVIDDGVIVAVGREKDCDLEGAKTTIDCKGTTVAPGLIDSHVHPVFGDWTPRQNQMGWIESNLNGGVTTMISAGEVHLPGRPKDVLGVKALAITAQRSFEGMRGAGVGGGVKVMAGAPVIEKGMVEEDFKELSEAGVKLLGEVGLGSVKGGEEAAQMVAWARKYGIQSTIHTGGPSIPGSGLIDRDVVLAADADVIGHINGGHTSLSYKHVCDLCEQSSRALEIVHNGNERIALLTARHAIELKCPHRIILGTDSPAGSGVQPLGILRMIALISSLADVPAEIAFCFATGNTARQRNLRQGLIEVGRPADLVFMDRAQHTAADTLLESVQLGDIPGVGMVMIDGLIRCRRSRNTPPATEVPVVL; this is translated from the coding sequence ATGGCAGCAGAGACGTTGACGGGTTTGTCGGGCAAGGTCGCTATCACGAACATCGGGCTGCTGTTATCGGGCGATATCGACCGGCCGATTCTCGACGCGACCACGCTGGTGATCGACGACGGCGTGATCGTCGCGGTCGGCCGGGAAAAGGATTGCGACCTCGAAGGCGCGAAGACCACGATCGATTGCAAGGGCACGACGGTTGCGCCCGGCCTGATCGACTCGCATGTGCATCCTGTATTCGGCGACTGGACGCCGCGCCAGAATCAGATGGGCTGGATCGAATCGAATCTGAACGGCGGCGTGACGACAATGATCTCGGCCGGTGAAGTGCATCTGCCTGGCCGCCCGAAAGACGTGCTTGGCGTGAAGGCGCTGGCGATTACCGCGCAACGTTCGTTCGAAGGGATGCGCGGCGCGGGTGTCGGCGGCGGCGTCAAGGTGATGGCGGGTGCGCCGGTCATCGAGAAGGGCATGGTCGAAGAGGACTTCAAGGAGCTGTCCGAGGCGGGCGTGAAGCTGCTGGGCGAAGTCGGGCTCGGCAGCGTGAAGGGCGGCGAGGAAGCCGCGCAGATGGTCGCGTGGGCGCGCAAGTACGGCATTCAAAGCACGATTCACACGGGCGGTCCGTCGATTCCGGGTTCGGGGCTGATCGATCGCGACGTGGTGCTCGCGGCGGACGCCGACGTGATCGGCCATATCAACGGTGGGCATACATCGTTGTCGTATAAGCATGTGTGCGATTTGTGCGAGCAATCGAGCCGCGCATTGGAGATCGTTCACAACGGCAACGAGCGGATCGCATTGCTGACTGCGCGTCATGCAATCGAATTGAAGTGCCCGCACCGGATCATTCTCGGCACCGACAGTCCGGCAGGGTCCGGCGTGCAACCGCTCGGCATCCTGCGAATGATCGCGCTGATTTCCAGCCTCGCCGACGTGCCCGCTGAAATCGCGTTCTGCTTCGCCACCGGCAACACCGCGCGTCAACGCAATCTGCGCCAGGGGTTGATCGAAGTGGGCCGTCCCGCTGACCTCGTCTTCATGGACCGCGCGCAACACACGGCCGCCGATACGCTGCTCGAAAGCGTCCAGCTTGGCGATATTCCCGGTGTGGGCATGGTGATGATCGACGGTCTGATCCGCTGTCGCCGCAGCCGCAACACGCCGCCGGCCACTGAAGTGCCGGTCGTGCTGTGA
- a CDS encoding ABC transporter ATP-binding protein, producing the protein MSEPMLKVSGLNAFYGRAHILFDVGLEVGRGEVVALMGRNGAGKSTTMKAVMGLLPRRQGEVTFRGQNITALPPYKISRMGMGFVPEDRRVFADLTVMENLDTGRQPPREGAPRWTPEKLFRLFPNLGEMPTRPGGQMSGGEQQMLTVSRTLMGNPYLVLLDEPSEGVAPVIVEQMANMILELKREGLSILLSEQNLHFAELVSDRAYVLEKGQIRFSGTIGELAQNETVRRAYLSV; encoded by the coding sequence ATGAGCGAGCCGATGCTGAAAGTCTCCGGCCTCAACGCGTTTTATGGCCGCGCGCATATTCTGTTCGATGTCGGCCTCGAAGTCGGACGCGGAGAAGTGGTCGCGCTGATGGGCCGCAACGGCGCAGGCAAATCGACGACGATGAAAGCCGTGATGGGACTGCTGCCGCGCCGCCAGGGCGAAGTCACGTTTCGCGGACAGAACATCACGGCATTGCCGCCGTACAAAATCTCGCGGATGGGTATGGGTTTCGTCCCCGAAGATCGCCGCGTGTTCGCGGATCTGACCGTGATGGAAAACCTCGACACCGGCCGTCAGCCACCGCGCGAAGGCGCGCCGCGATGGACGCCGGAAAAGCTGTTCCGGCTCTTCCCGAATCTCGGCGAAATGCCGACGCGTCCCGGCGGACAGATGAGTGGCGGCGAGCAGCAGATGCTGACCGTCTCGCGCACGCTGATGGGCAATCCGTATCTCGTGTTGCTCGACGAACCGTCAGAAGGCGTGGCGCCGGTGATCGTCGAACAGATGGCCAACATGATTCTCGAACTCAAGCGCGAAGGGCTGTCGATTCTGTTATCCGAACAGAATCTGCACTTCGCCGAGCTGGTCAGCGACCGCGCGTATGTGCTCGAAAAAGGGCAGATCCGCTTCAGCGGCACGATCGGCGAACTCGCACAGAACGAAACAGTCAGGCGCGCTTATCTGAGCGTGTGA
- a CDS encoding ABC transporter ATP-binding protein, producing MSLLRVSSLCKSFGGLKAVDNVSFDLEAGQLLALLGPNGAGKSTCFNMVNGQLSPSSGSIRLNDHELVGMRPRDIWRLGVGRTFQIAATFNSMTVLENVQMALVSRERKTFGLWKPAGSRYADEAIALLEQVGMAADANRACGVLAYGDVKRVELAIALANRPKLLLMDEPTAGMAPKERNELMALTKRLVTEHKIGVLFTEHSMDVVFAYADRMIVLARGKLIAEGDAETIRNDPRVQEVYFGTGKTFQPRAPLHDTAGGHQGQGALQ from the coding sequence ATGAGTTTGCTGCGCGTCTCCTCGTTGTGCAAATCATTTGGCGGCTTGAAAGCGGTAGACAATGTTTCCTTCGATCTCGAAGCAGGTCAGCTATTGGCGCTGCTCGGACCGAACGGTGCGGGCAAATCCACCTGCTTCAACATGGTCAACGGTCAACTGTCGCCGTCGTCCGGCTCGATCAGGCTGAACGATCATGAATTGGTCGGCATGCGTCCGCGCGATATCTGGCGGCTCGGCGTCGGCCGCACTTTCCAGATCGCTGCAACCTTCAATTCGATGACCGTGCTTGAGAACGTGCAAATGGCGCTGGTGTCGCGCGAACGCAAAACCTTCGGACTCTGGAAGCCCGCAGGCTCGCGCTATGCCGATGAAGCGATCGCGCTGCTCGAACAGGTCGGCATGGCCGCCGACGCGAATCGTGCGTGCGGCGTGCTCGCTTATGGCGACGTGAAGCGCGTCGAACTCGCTATCGCGCTCGCCAATCGTCCGAAGCTGCTGCTGATGGACGAACCCACCGCCGGCATGGCGCCGAAGGAGCGCAACGAATTGATGGCGCTGACCAAGCGGCTCGTCACCGAGCACAAGATCGGCGTGCTGTTCACCGAGCACAGCATGGACGTCGTATTCGCGTACGCCGATCGCATGATCGTGCTGGCGCGCGGCAAGCTGATTGCCGAGGGCGATGCCGAGACGATCCGTAACGACCCGCGCGTGCAGGAAGTGTATTTCGGCACCGGCAAGACCTTCCAGCCGCGTGCGCCGTTGCATGACACGGCGGGCGGTCATCAGGGACAGGGAGCGCTGCAATGA